In Limosilactobacillus sp. WILCCON 0051, a single window of DNA contains:
- a CDS encoding proline--tRNA ligase → MKQSKILIPTKKEAPADAEALSHKMMVRAGYIYQVSAGVWAYLPMAYRVIRKVENIIREEMEKAGAVEMMMPALLPADLWKKSGRYESYGDNLFKLKDRRDREFILGPTHEETFTSILRDSVQSYKKLPLVVYQLQDKFRDEDRPRYGILRGKEFEMLDGYSFSADQAGLDEAYNLQAKAYRNIFDKIGLDYKVILADSGTMGGKNSQEFSAPAEVGEDTIAYTDGTYAANLEKATSKFVGVQQTADPAELQKQATPGAHSVDEAAESLGLESSQIIKSMLYMAKMDEEETVPVLVLMRGNDEVNETKVENALDCEELSLATEEDAEKYLGAHPGSLGPVGVGEEVKILADNYVKVLVNMACGANEDGFHYVNANLDRDFRVDEFGDFRNVQEGEIAPDGQPIKFTRGIELGHIFKLGTHYSKILGAQVLDQNGRQTDMVMGSYGIGVSRLLSAVAEQTADEHGLAWPDSIAPFDVHVIPVNAKNEEQMQMAESITKTLETAGYEVLLDDRKERAGVKFADADLIGLPLRVTVGKKASEGIVEVKIRKTGETIEIKQEEIENTVGILLKQLTPATETAAD, encoded by the coding sequence ATGAAGCAATCAAAAATTTTGATTCCTACCAAAAAAGAAGCACCAGCTGATGCCGAAGCGCTCAGTCATAAGATGATGGTGCGGGCCGGCTACATCTACCAGGTCTCAGCCGGGGTCTGGGCTTATCTGCCAATGGCCTACCGGGTGATTCGCAAGGTTGAAAACATCATTCGCGAAGAAATGGAAAAGGCCGGTGCCGTTGAAATGATGATGCCGGCACTGCTGCCTGCTGATCTGTGGAAGAAGTCGGGCCGCTACGAAAGCTATGGCGACAACCTGTTTAAACTCAAGGACCGCCGCGATCGTGAATTCATCCTGGGACCAACGCACGAAGAAACGTTCACCAGCATTCTGCGTGACAGCGTGCAGTCATATAAGAAGCTGCCTTTGGTCGTCTACCAGCTGCAAGACAAGTTCCGTGATGAGGATCGGCCGCGCTATGGTATTCTGCGGGGTAAGGAATTCGAAATGCTGGATGGCTACTCCTTCTCTGCCGATCAAGCAGGTCTGGATGAGGCATACAACCTGCAGGCTAAGGCATACCGCAATATCTTCGACAAGATTGGCCTGGACTACAAGGTGATCCTGGCTGATTCTGGCACGATGGGGGGCAAGAACTCCCAGGAATTCTCCGCACCAGCTGAGGTTGGGGAAGATACGATTGCCTACACGGATGGGACCTATGCTGCCAACCTGGAAAAAGCCACGAGCAAGTTTGTCGGCGTGCAGCAGACGGCTGATCCGGCTGAACTGCAGAAACAGGCTACGCCAGGCGCGCACAGCGTTGATGAGGCAGCTGAAAGTCTGGGGCTGGAAAGCAGTCAGATCATCAAGTCGATGCTGTACATGGCTAAGATGGATGAAGAAGAAACGGTGCCGGTGCTGGTGTTGATGCGCGGCAATGACGAGGTTAACGAAACCAAAGTCGAAAACGCGCTGGACTGCGAAGAGCTTAGTCTGGCCACTGAAGAAGACGCGGAAAAATACCTGGGCGCTCATCCTGGTTCGCTTGGTCCCGTCGGCGTGGGTGAAGAAGTCAAGATCCTGGCCGACAACTACGTCAAAGTCCTGGTCAACATGGCCTGCGGTGCCAATGAAGACGGCTTCCACTACGTCAACGCCAATTTGGATCGCGACTTCCGCGTTGATGAGTTTGGCGACTTCCGTAACGTTCAAGAAGGCGAAATCGCGCCAGACGGTCAGCCAATCAAGTTTACGCGTGGGATCGAGCTGGGACACATCTTCAAGCTTGGTACGCACTATTCCAAGATCTTAGGCGCGCAGGTGCTGGATCAAAACGGCCGGCAAACCGATATGGTAATGGGCTCATATGGCATCGGCGTCTCACGGCTGCTCTCAGCAGTTGCCGAACAGACGGCTGACGAACATGGGCTGGCATGGCCGGACAGCATCGCGCCATTTGACGTGCACGTCATTCCGGTTAACGCTAAAAACGAAGAACAGATGCAGATGGCAGAAAGCATCACCAAGACTTTGGAAACAGCTGGCTATGAAGTACTGCTCGACGATCGCAAGGAACGGGCCGGCGTTAAGTTTGCCGATGCCGATCTGATTGGTCTGCCATTGCGGGTCACGGTCGGCAAGAAAGCCAGCGAAGGGATCGTTGAGGTCAAGATCCGCAAGACCGGCGAGACGATTGAGATCAAGCAGGAAGAAATTGAAAACACGGTTGGCATTTTGCTTAAGCAGCTGACGCCAGCTACCGAGACAGCCGCTGACTAA
- a CDS encoding PolC-type DNA polymerase III, with the protein MELSRHELFEHLLDQLNMAKDDPAFKDGKIKQVIVHRKSKCWEFDIVLRKVMPYELFRQFVSALQISFRELAGVDAKVRIDTPTDELDGKAIGDYWSYVVDAEVGESPMAREVCAKTIPEVDGNRVQLLLENEAIKDFFVKNLLSAIEEGYQKVGFPQFRIHPLVDQSASEQKIKELKAKQQQQDQELVKKAMERLQQQKAEKKQQESALPDLGDGPLVIGKPINPKEPVRRMAEITEEERNVVVEGYVFSKEVRELRSGRQLLILEVTDYTSSFAIKKFSNNKEDEAKFAAIKEGEWIKARGPVQEDTYMRDLTIMAYAIQQVSHPARKDTAEGEKRVELHLHTTMSTMDATNSISDYIKQAEKWGMKAIAVTDHAGVQAFPEAFNASHDKKGNAKIKILYGVEANVVDDGIPLVYNENHDELLGNTYVIFDVETTGLSAIYDKVIQLSAVKMRDGEVLDSFNQFIDPGFPLSEQTKELTKITDEDVKGSKSETEVFQMFQDFCEGCLLAGHNVSFDMGFLNTGYERDGLPRITAPVIDTLPLARFLHPEMHRFTLDTLSRKFKVGLDHHHRADHDAEATGHLLHIFLRDAEKRYDAKYVDDLNKHMSDNGAYRHGRPFHATIFAKNHTGLKNLYKLVSLANVKYFYRVPRIPRSVLDHYREGLLIGTACSKGEVFTAMMEKGYTDAKQKAQYYDFIEVQPKPNYAPLIEQQIISNTAHLEDIIKNMVKLGADIDKPVVATGDAHYLNPEDKIYRHILINSQGGANPLNRTRRPDVPFRTTDDMLKQFAFLGEEKAHEIVVENTNRLAAEMDEMRPVQDSLHTPNMKGANEELAKRTWDTAHAWYGDPLPKLVKDRVELELNSIIGNGYAVIYLIAQRLVAKSNKDGYLVGSRGSVGSSVVANLAGITEVNAFPPHYRCPNCQYSHFYTKGEYSSGFDMPDKDCPKCGTLMIKDGHDIPFQTFLGFKGNKVPDIDLNFSGDYQPIAHNYMKVLFGEKNVYRAGTIGTVADKTAYGYVKAFERDTEQQFRGAEEDRLAKGATGVKRTTGQHPAGIIIVPDDMSIYDFTPVQYPADDQNAAWETTHFDFHSIHDNILKMDILGHDDPTMIRFLQDLSGVNPQTIPMDDPGVMSLFSSPDVLGVTEEQIQSKTGTLGLPEFGTRFVRGMLDDTHPKNYSQLLQISGLSHGTGVWLDNAQELIKNGTATIANVIGCRDNIMTDLIHYGLDSETSFQVMEHVRKGRGIPDEWQEKMLQAGVPQWYLDSCLKIQYMFPRAHAAAYVLMALRIAYFKVYFPLVYYAGYFSVRADDFDVVAMAHGKDAVKARMQQINDQGNEASAKDKSLLTILELANEMLERGYNFEMVDLNRSDATDWLIDGNSLIAPFRAIPGLGVNVAKQIVAARAQRPFLSKEDLSERGKVSQTLIQFMTANHVLDDLPDENQLSLF; encoded by the coding sequence GTGGAGTTATCACGACATGAACTGTTTGAGCACTTGCTAGATCAGCTGAATATGGCTAAAGACGATCCTGCTTTTAAGGACGGCAAGATCAAGCAGGTAATCGTTCACCGCAAGTCCAAGTGCTGGGAATTTGATATCGTCCTGCGCAAGGTAATGCCTTATGAATTGTTTCGCCAGTTCGTCTCAGCCTTGCAGATCAGTTTTCGCGAGCTGGCGGGCGTGGATGCCAAAGTCAGAATCGATACGCCGACTGATGAATTGGATGGCAAGGCGATCGGCGACTATTGGTCATACGTAGTCGATGCCGAAGTCGGTGAATCCCCAATGGCACGCGAGGTCTGCGCCAAGACGATTCCTGAAGTCGATGGCAATCGAGTACAGCTGCTGCTGGAAAACGAGGCGATCAAAGACTTTTTCGTCAAGAATCTTTTAAGTGCAATTGAAGAAGGCTACCAAAAAGTCGGTTTTCCACAGTTTCGGATTCATCCATTGGTCGATCAGTCAGCTTCTGAGCAAAAAATCAAGGAGCTCAAGGCCAAACAGCAGCAGCAGGACCAGGAGCTGGTTAAAAAAGCCATGGAGCGCCTGCAGCAGCAAAAAGCCGAAAAAAAGCAGCAGGAATCCGCGCTGCCTGATCTGGGCGATGGTCCCCTGGTCATTGGCAAGCCGATCAATCCTAAAGAGCCTGTACGACGGATGGCTGAGATTACTGAAGAAGAGCGCAACGTGGTCGTGGAAGGATACGTCTTTTCAAAAGAAGTCCGCGAGCTGCGCAGTGGCCGGCAATTGCTGATTTTGGAAGTAACCGACTATACGTCATCGTTTGCCATCAAGAAGTTCTCCAATAATAAAGAAGACGAGGCCAAGTTTGCGGCAATCAAGGAAGGCGAATGGATCAAGGCACGCGGTCCGGTTCAAGAAGACACCTACATGCGTGATTTGACGATCATGGCCTATGCCATCCAGCAGGTCAGTCATCCTGCCAGAAAGGATACTGCAGAAGGCGAGAAACGAGTTGAGCTGCATTTGCATACTACGATGAGCACGATGGATGCCACCAACTCGATTTCTGATTACATCAAACAGGCAGAAAAATGGGGGATGAAGGCAATCGCGGTCACCGATCATGCCGGTGTCCAGGCTTTCCCCGAAGCGTTCAATGCCAGTCACGATAAGAAAGGCAATGCCAAGATCAAGATTTTATATGGGGTCGAGGCTAATGTCGTTGATGACGGGATCCCACTGGTCTATAACGAAAACCATGATGAGCTTTTAGGCAATACCTATGTCATCTTTGACGTGGAAACGACGGGACTTTCAGCCATCTATGACAAGGTGATCCAGCTGTCGGCCGTTAAGATGCGGGATGGCGAGGTGCTGGACTCGTTTAATCAGTTTATCGACCCCGGCTTTCCGCTTTCTGAACAGACCAAGGAACTGACCAAGATCACTGATGAGGACGTCAAGGGATCCAAATCAGAAACTGAGGTCTTTCAGATGTTCCAGGACTTTTGTGAAGGCTGTCTGCTGGCTGGACACAACGTCAGCTTTGATATGGGCTTTTTGAACACCGGTTATGAACGCGATGGCTTGCCGCGCATTACGGCTCCAGTTATCGATACCCTGCCACTGGCACGCTTTTTGCATCCAGAAATGCACCGGTTCACGCTGGATACGCTGAGCCGCAAGTTTAAAGTCGGGCTTGATCATCACCACCGAGCTGACCATGATGCCGAGGCAACGGGACACCTGCTGCACATCTTTTTAAGAGATGCCGAGAAACGCTACGATGCCAAATACGTTGATGACTTAAATAAGCATATGTCAGACAACGGCGCCTATCGTCATGGCCGACCGTTTCATGCCACGATTTTTGCCAAGAATCACACGGGGCTGAAGAATCTTTACAAACTGGTCTCATTGGCCAACGTCAAATACTTCTATCGGGTGCCGCGGATTCCACGCAGCGTGCTTGACCACTATCGCGAGGGCCTGCTGATCGGTACGGCCTGTTCAAAAGGCGAGGTCTTTACGGCGATGATGGAAAAGGGCTATACGGATGCCAAGCAAAAAGCGCAGTACTATGACTTTATTGAAGTGCAGCCCAAGCCCAACTACGCGCCTTTGATCGAGCAGCAGATCATCTCAAATACCGCGCATCTAGAAGACATTATCAAAAACATGGTCAAGCTGGGAGCAGATATAGACAAACCGGTCGTGGCAACTGGCGACGCACACTATCTTAATCCAGAAGACAAGATCTATCGTCACATTCTGATCAATTCTCAAGGCGGCGCCAATCCGCTTAACCGCACGCGCCGGCCTGACGTTCCATTCCGCACGACAGATGATATGCTCAAGCAGTTTGCGTTTTTGGGTGAGGAAAAGGCGCATGAGATCGTGGTGGAAAATACCAATCGGCTGGCCGCTGAAATGGATGAGATGCGGCCGGTGCAAGACTCGCTGCACACGCCGAACATGAAGGGCGCCAACGAAGAACTGGCCAAGCGAACCTGGGATACGGCCCATGCCTGGTATGGCGATCCGCTGCCAAAACTGGTCAAGGATCGGGTCGAACTGGAGCTCAACTCAATTATCGGCAATGGTTACGCGGTTATTTATCTGATTGCCCAGCGTTTGGTAGCCAAGTCCAATAAAGACGGCTATCTGGTTGGCTCGCGGGGATCGGTCGGCTCATCAGTCGTGGCCAATCTGGCAGGGATCACGGAAGTCAATGCCTTTCCGCCGCACTATCGCTGTCCCAACTGTCAATACAGCCATTTCTACACGAAAGGTGAGTACAGCTCGGGATTTGATATGCCTGACAAAGACTGTCCCAAGTGCGGTACTTTGATGATCAAAGACGGTCACGATATTCCTTTCCAGACCTTCCTTGGCTTTAAGGGCAATAAAGTTCCTGATATCGATCTGAACTTCTCTGGCGACTACCAGCCAATCGCGCATAACTATATGAAGGTGCTGTTCGGCGAAAAGAACGTTTATCGAGCCGGGACGATCGGAACCGTGGCCGATAAGACTGCCTATGGATACGTCAAGGCGTTTGAGCGCGATACCGAGCAGCAGTTTAGAGGCGCCGAAGAAGACCGTTTGGCAAAAGGCGCGACCGGCGTTAAGCGAACGACCGGTCAGCACCCGGCTGGAATCATCATCGTGCCTGATGACATGAGCATCTACGACTTTACGCCGGTGCAGTATCCAGCTGACGATCAAAACGCGGCTTGGGAAACCACGCACTTTGATTTTCATTCGATCCACGACAACATCTTGAAAATGGATATTCTGGGACATGATGACCCGACCATGATTCGCTTCTTACAAGATCTTTCGGGCGTCAATCCGCAAACGATACCAATGGATGATCCAGGCGTGATGAGTCTGTTCTCCAGTCCAGATGTTTTAGGCGTTACCGAAGAGCAGATTCAAAGCAAGACGGGAACTTTGGGGCTGCCGGAATTCGGGACGCGGTTCGTGCGGGGGATGCTGGACGATACGCACCCCAAGAACTACTCACAGCTGCTGCAGATTTCTGGTCTTTCGCACGGGACTGGCGTGTGGCTGGACAATGCCCAGGAACTGATCAAAAACGGCACGGCCACGATTGCCAACGTTATCGGCTGTCGTGACAACATCATGACCGACTTGATTCACTATGGCCTGGATTCAGAAACCTCCTTCCAGGTTATGGAACACGTGCGTAAAGGGCGTGGGATTCCAGATGAATGGCAGGAAAAAATGCTGCAGGCTGGCGTGCCGCAATGGTATCTGGATTCCTGTCTGAAGATTCAGTACATGTTCCCAAGAGCGCATGCGGCGGCATATGTCTTAATGGCGCTGCGGATTGCGTACTTTAAGGTCTACTTCCCGTTGGTTTATTATGCAGGCTACTTTTCCGTGCGGGCGGATGATTTTGACGTCGTGGCCATGGCTCATGGCAAGGATGCCGTCAAAGCACGGATGCAGCAGATCAATGACCAGGGCAATGAAGCCAGTGCCAAGGACAAGAGCCTGCTGACGATTCTGGAGCTGGCCAACGAGATGCTGGAGCGGGGCTACAACTTTGAAATGGTTGATCTGAACCGTTCAGATGCCACTGACTGGCTGATTGACGGCAATTCGCTGATTGCACCGTTCAGAGCGATTCCGGGTCTGGGGGTCAACGTTGCCAAGCAGATCGTTGCCGCCCGCGCGCAACGGCCATTCCTTTCCAAAGAGGATCTTTCTGAGCGGGGAAAGGTTTCACAGACGCTGATTCAGTTCATGACGGCCAACCACGTCTTAGACGATCTGCCGGATGAAAATCAGCTCAGTCTGTTTTAG
- the rimP gene encoding ribosome maturation factor RimP → MKLEVADLSSTVVDAVEKLVEPILTEHDFELYDIEFVKEGQSWYLRVYIDKDGGITLEDCATVSDQLSEALDNADPDPIPQAYFLEVSSPGAERPLKKESDYQRALNEYIHVSLYQAVDGRKVYEGTMTDLTPDSLTLDYLDKTRHKTITLDRKKIAKARLAIKF, encoded by the coding sequence ATGAAATTGGAGGTGGCGGATTTGAGCAGTACGGTGGTTGACGCGGTCGAAAAACTAGTTGAGCCGATCTTGACCGAGCATGACTTTGAGCTGTATGATATCGAATTTGTCAAAGAAGGACAAAGCTGGTATTTAAGAGTCTACATCGACAAAGACGGCGGCATTACGCTGGAAGACTGTGCCACGGTTAGCGATCAGCTGAGCGAGGCGCTGGATAATGCCGACCCAGACCCGATTCCCCAGGCATACTTTTTAGAAGTATCTTCACCAGGCGCGGAACGGCCTTTAAAAAAGGAAAGCGACTATCAGCGGGCATTGAACGAATATATTCATGTCTCACTGTACCAGGCAGTTGACGGCCGCAAAGTCTATGAGGGTACGATGACTGATCTGACGCCTGACAGCTTAACCTTGGATTATTTGGATAAGACACGACACAAGACGATTACGCTGGATCGTAAAAAAATTGCCAAGGCTCGCTTAGCAATCAAGTTTTAA
- the nusA gene encoding transcription termination factor NusA, with the protein MSTKKQKQAQELLDAMNVLEKEKGIKKEVVIEALTDALEKAYKTNYNASNVEVKIDENTGEFKVFSDKTVVAEVENPNEQISLHDAWEKSHGYSLGDTFKEEVTPHDFGRLAAQTAKNIVLQKLREAERDRVINKYDKMLNELVEGEVSREDNRFIYIDLGDGVEAGLSKRQTMPNEEYRIHDRVQVYIYKVADAKPMQQPDGTQKRQYRGPLVLVSRTDPGMLKRLFEKEVPELKEQNGPIEWKGSAREAGDRSKVAVASKDPNIDPVGTCVGPRGARVQAIVNQLGGENIDIIEYSSDPAIFIKNALKPATVDRLDFDDNNGEEEDTGSVDHEGNKIVKVHHGCTVYVPDDQLSLAIGKRGQNVRLAAQLTKYKIDIKPSSEAPAVEDQTDDFADDAQNDAMDGE; encoded by the coding sequence ATGAGCACTAAGAAGCAAAAGCAAGCACAAGAACTGCTTGATGCCATGAACGTCCTGGAAAAGGAAAAGGGCATCAAGAAGGAAGTCGTTATCGAAGCATTGACGGATGCTTTGGAAAAAGCCTACAAGACCAACTACAACGCCAGCAACGTTGAAGTAAAGATCGATGAAAACACGGGTGAGTTCAAGGTCTTTTCTGACAAGACGGTCGTGGCCGAAGTTGAAAACCCTAATGAACAAATCAGTCTGCACGATGCCTGGGAAAAGAGTCATGGCTACAGTCTGGGCGACACTTTCAAAGAAGAAGTGACGCCGCATGACTTTGGCCGCTTGGCAGCGCAAACGGCTAAAAACATCGTCCTGCAAAAACTGCGCGAGGCTGAACGCGATCGGGTCATCAACAAGTACGACAAGATGCTGAATGAATTGGTTGAAGGGGAAGTCTCTCGTGAAGACAACCGCTTTATCTACATTGACCTTGGCGATGGCGTGGAAGCCGGCTTGAGCAAGCGTCAGACGATGCCTAATGAAGAGTACCGAATTCACGATCGCGTCCAGGTCTACATCTACAAGGTAGCCGATGCCAAGCCAATGCAGCAGCCAGATGGCACGCAAAAGCGTCAATATCGCGGTCCGCTGGTCTTGGTAAGCCGGACTGATCCTGGCATGCTCAAGCGCTTGTTTGAAAAAGAGGTTCCCGAACTCAAGGAACAAAACGGCCCAATCGAATGGAAGGGCAGCGCACGGGAAGCCGGCGATCGTTCCAAGGTTGCCGTAGCTTCAAAAGACCCGAACATCGACCCGGTTGGTACCTGTGTTGGTCCACGGGGTGCTCGTGTTCAGGCAATCGTCAACCAACTGGGCGGCGAAAACATCGATATCATCGAATACAGCTCTGATCCAGCTATCTTCATCAAGAATGCCCTGAAGCCAGCTACGGTTGACCGCCTGGACTTTGACGACAACAACGGTGAAGAAGAGGATACGGGCAGCGTTGATCACGAAGGCAACAAGATCGTCAAGGTTCACCATGGCTGCACGGTCTACGTACCGGACGATCAGTTGTCGCTGGCAATCGGCAAGCGTGGTCAAAACGTTCGCCTGGCTGCTCAGCTGACCAAGTACAAGATTGACATCAAGCCATCCAGTGAGGCACCGGCTGTCGAAGACCAAACCGATGATTTCGCTGACGATGCTCAAAACGATGCAATGGATGGCGAATAA
- the rnpM gene encoding RNase P modulator RnpM — translation MKKRKVPMRKDIVTGEMMPKRELIRVVRNKEDEVSVDPTGKKAGRGAYIAADVKIATRAKKERTFDKAFGVKLDDAFYDQLIDYADHLQERIKLFGHV, via the coding sequence ATGAAAAAGAGAAAAGTACCGATGCGCAAAGACATCGTTACCGGCGAAATGATGCCCAAGCGAGAGCTAATTCGCGTGGTGCGCAACAAAGAAGATGAAGTCAGCGTGGACCCAACCGGTAAAAAGGCTGGTCGTGGCGCCTACATTGCCGCGGATGTCAAGATTGCCACGCGGGCAAAGAAAGAACGCACTTTTGACAAGGCATTCGGCGTTAAGCTGGATGATGCCTTTTATGATCAGCTGATTGACTATGCTGATCACCTGCAGGAACGGATCAAGCTGTTCGGTCACGTTTAA
- a CDS encoding ribosomal L7Ae/L30e/S12e/Gadd45 family protein, protein MTASEQQILNLLGLARRARQITAGEGLVLKSIRSHQAKLVFLAADAGHSTVKQFINKCTYYEIPLICRFNKAQLSQAIGQARTVVAVEQAGFAKRMIELSNDAEEITK, encoded by the coding sequence ATGACAGCTTCAGAACAGCAGATCTTGAACCTTTTGGGATTAGCCCGGCGCGCCCGTCAGATCACGGCTGGTGAAGGATTGGTCTTAAAATCGATCCGCAGTCATCAAGCCAAGCTGGTCTTTTTGGCAGCTGATGCCGGTCATTCCACGGTCAAGCAGTTTATCAACAAGTGTACCTACTATGAAATTCCACTGATTTGCCGATTCAATAAAGCCCAGCTAAGTCAGGCGATTGGACAGGCACGAACGGTGGTTGCCGTTGAGCAGGCCGGTTTTGCCAAGCGCATGATCGAACTGTCAAACGACGCTGAAGAAATAACAAAATAA
- the infB gene encoding translation initiation factor IF-2 — MAKERIYELAKELKMPSKDLVDMAKKEGITVKSHMSSVTSEEANRLRSMAKGTNKPATAKASQPKQEQPKRPEHNSRPQNGQQSQNNNRHSNNNRGGNDDNGRGVHVFNKNKNNKKNRRNKNNKHNKNQRMREVKKQQPTQRKDRPLPDVLEYTEGMNAQDLAKLLHRPAAEIIKKLFMLGVMVNQNQSLDTDTIELLAADYGIEAKEKVQEDIADLDKFFDQENQNTEHMVSRPPVVTVMGHVDHGKTTLLDKIRHSHVTDSEAGGITQAIGAYQVDYNGKLITFLDTPGHAAFTEMRARGANITDITVLVVAADDGVMPQTVEAINHAKAAHTPIIVAVNKVDKPGANPNRVIEELAQYELIPEDWGGDTIFVNISAKFGKNIDELLDMILLQAEMMELKANPDQNAAGSVVEARLDQGRGPVATLLVQQGTMHVGDPIVVGNTFGRVRTMTNENGRRIKEATPSTPVEITGLNDVPEAGDRFVVFDDEKTARAAGEERAKRALVEERQKTSHVTLDNLFATMKKGQMKTLPVIIKADVQGSVEALAQSLEKIKVDGVRVDIIHKAVGAISESDVTLAEASNAVIIGFNVRPTPLAKSMAESNNIDIRLHRVIYNAIEEVEDAMKGMLEPVYKEETVGQVEVRQIYKASKIGTIAGGMVIDGKITRDSKVRLIRDGVVVYEGELGSLKRFKDDVKEVKQGYECGLTIQNYNDIKEGDVIEAYQMKEVPVK, encoded by the coding sequence ATGGCCAAAGAACGAATTTACGAACTAGCCAAAGAGCTGAAAATGCCAAGCAAGGACTTGGTGGATATGGCCAAAAAGGAGGGAATCACGGTGAAAAGTCATATGTCTTCCGTGACCTCAGAAGAAGCCAACCGTCTGCGCAGCATGGCTAAGGGTACCAATAAGCCAGCCACTGCCAAGGCCAGCCAGCCAAAGCAGGAACAGCCAAAGCGCCCAGAACACAACAGCCGTCCGCAAAATGGTCAACAGTCTCAAAACAACAATCGCCACAGTAACAACAACCGTGGCGGCAATGATGACAATGGCCGTGGCGTTCACGTTTTCAACAAAAACAAGAACAACAAGAAGAATCGTCGCAATAAGAATAACAAGCACAACAAGAATCAACGGATGCGCGAAGTGAAAAAGCAGCAGCCAACTCAGCGTAAGGATCGTCCATTGCCAGATGTTCTTGAATACACGGAAGGCATGAACGCACAGGATCTGGCTAAGCTCTTGCACCGCCCAGCAGCTGAAATCATCAAGAAGCTGTTCATGCTTGGCGTCATGGTTAACCAAAACCAATCCCTGGACACGGACACGATTGAGCTTTTGGCCGCTGATTATGGCATCGAAGCCAAGGAAAAGGTTCAAGAAGACATTGCCGACCTGGACAAATTCTTTGATCAAGAAAACCAAAATACGGAACACATGGTATCGCGGCCACCAGTTGTTACGGTTATGGGTCACGTTGACCATGGTAAGACGACGCTTTTGGACAAGATTCGTCACTCCCACGTTACGGATTCTGAAGCCGGTGGGATCACGCAGGCAATTGGTGCCTACCAGGTTGACTATAATGGCAAGCTGATCACGTTCTTGGATACGCCAGGACACGCCGCCTTTACCGAAATGCGGGCGCGTGGTGCCAACATTACCGACATCACGGTCCTGGTCGTAGCTGCCGATGACGGGGTCATGCCACAGACGGTTGAAGCCATCAACCACGCCAAGGCTGCCCACACGCCAATCATCGTCGCCGTTAACAAGGTCGACAAGCCAGGTGCCAATCCAAACCGGGTTATCGAAGAACTGGCTCAATATGAATTGATCCCAGAAGACTGGGGTGGCGACACGATCTTTGTCAACATCTCAGCTAAGTTTGGCAAGAACATCGATGAACTGCTCGACATGATTCTGCTGCAGGCCGAAATGATGGAATTGAAGGCCAACCCAGATCAAAACGCCGCGGGTTCCGTTGTTGAAGCCCGGCTGGATCAAGGTCGCGGTCCCGTAGCCACGCTGCTGGTTCAACAAGGTACGATGCATGTCGGTGACCCAATCGTTGTCGGCAACACGTTTGGCCGCGTCCGGACGATGACCAACGAAAACGGTCGCCGCATCAAGGAAGCTACGCCATCCACGCCAGTTGAGATCACTGGTTTAAACGACGTGCCAGAAGCCGGGGATCGCTTCGTAGTCTTTGATGATGAAAAGACGGCCCGGGCAGCTGGTGAGGAACGGGCTAAGCGCGCCTTGGTTGAAGAACGGCAAAAGACCAGCCATGTTACGCTGGACAACCTGTTTGCCACGATGAAGAAGGGTCAGATGAAGACGCTGCCGGTTATCATTAAGGCCGACGTGCAGGGTTCTGTTGAAGCACTGGCTCAGTCATTGGAAAAGATCAAGGTTGACGGCGTTCGTGTTGACATCATCCACAAGGCCGTTGGTGCCATTTCGGAATCCGATGTCACGCTGGCTGAGGCTTCCAATGCCGTTATCATTGGCTTTAACGTGCGCCCTACGCCACTGGCCAAGTCCATGGCTGAATCCAACAACATCGATATCCGGCTGCACCGGGTCATCTACAACGCAATTGAAGAAGTTGAAGATGCCATGAAGGGGATGCTGGAACCGGTCTACAAGGAAGAAACGGTTGGCCAAGTTGAAGTTCGGCAAATCTACAAGGCTTCCAAGATTGGCACGATTGCCGGTGGGATGGTCATCGATGGCAAGATTACGCGTGATTCCAAGGTTCGCTTGATTCGTGACGGCGTGGTCGTTTACGAAGGCGAACTGGGCAGTCTGAAGCGTTTCAAAGACGATGTCAAGGAAGTCAAGCAGGGCTATGAATGTGGTCTGACGATTCAAAACTACAACGACATCAAGGAAGGCGACGTTATCGAAGCTTACCAGATGAAGGAAGTTCCCGTTAAGTAG